In Molothrus aeneus isolate 106 chromosome 4, BPBGC_Maene_1.0, whole genome shotgun sequence, the following are encoded in one genomic region:
- the MAVS gene encoding mitochondrial antiviral-signaling protein — protein MGLAEDKVYTHITRNLKKFGAIRVASLADSLTCLVDSDRDELLAREETRGNQAAVFRFYQHLRCRKGWVQDLIQALHHNNAGHLADELQEVYDTWQRRPRSSAPVADSSLPSDAHPSPSSISAQTPPRGPNPAPLAGQPRRDLATGDHPPVLPSAGTTTSTELEARLPVQESLPKKLPEQESPRPVPPGSKVHGGASGGHSREGNLSHPAGAVPVTAATPGVAVSPAVSPEQGRDWLSRRPVCVDNGFFGNANHLHRGTPGLALGRAAPSRDAGATHSPGQPRNEPEESSDISTESPPRLEGATRGVEQQPPKSVPKKQPVPSSGEGEPTGSFVDVRSPLLIQEQFDVEKKRVGMLPEHPGSGGASMETATLGATPVPRATFPSRDSSVKSLMQEKKLPIGNTASSTPSVPTKEKVLPASANPVLGTAVVGGSEGVAGRSASRVSSVTSIWAPQSDEEREEELSKPGVLMSTPQGSPEVASRCPSSQEPSNRHSTPSSSLGLSSDPILVSRDSLSSGAALPRVSSVPAGPREKEAPGASRDSCPAPGWDSSSLGTHELRVDHHPSVQLGAGTDGVTALGSSVNSSSGSATSSPQARAPKGDSNGLSLLYILPAVGVISAVAFAVYARLRK, from the exons ATGGGTTTGGCTGAGGACAAAGTGTACACCCATATTACGAGAAACCTCAAGAAGTTCGGGGCTATCCGAGTGGCGTCGCTGGCCGATTCCCTGACCTGCCTGGTCGATTCTGACAGA GATGAACTCCTCGCCCGGGAGGAGACAAGGGGCAACCAGGCAGCTGTCTTTAGGTTCTATCAGCACCTGAGGTGCCGGAAGGGCTGGGTGCAGGATCTCATCCAGGCACTGCACCACAACAACGCAGGGCACTTGGCTGATGAGCTGCAGGAAGTCTATGATACCTGGCAACGTCGACCTC GTTCCTCAGCCCCTGTTGCTGATTCCTCCCTTCCCAGTGAtgcccatcccagtccctcctccatcagtgcccagacaccACCCCGAGGGCCAAATCCTGCCCCGCTGGCTGGGCAGCCACGCCGAGACCTGGCCACTGGTGACCAtccccctgtcctgcccagtgctggcacCACCACGAGCACGGAGCTGGAGGCCAGACTGCCTGTGCAGGAATCG CTCCCCAAAAAACTCCCGGAGCAAGAGAGTCCCCGGCCAGTTCCACCTGGGAGCAAAGTCCACGGCGGAGCGAGCGGCGggcacagcagagaggggaaTCTCTCACACCCTGCCGGGGCTGTGCCAGTGACAGCAGCGACACCGGGGGTGGCCGTGTCCCCGGccgtgtccccagagcagggccgGGACTGGCTGAGCCGCCGGCCGGTGTGCGTGGACAATGGGTTTTTTGGGAACGCCAACCACCTGCACCGCGGCACGCCcggcctggccctgggcagggctgctccatccAGGGATGCAGGCGCCactcacagccctgggcagcccaggaaTGAGCCCGAAGAGAGCTCGGATATCTCCACAGAGTCACCACCAAGGCTGGAGGGGGCCACTCGTGgtgtggagcagcagcccccaaaGTCAGTGCCAAAAaagcagcctgtgcccagctctggggagggtGAGCCCACGGGCAGCTTCGTGGATGTGCGCAGCCCCCTGCTCATCCAGGAGCAGTTTGATGTGGAGAAGAAGCGGGTTGGGATGCTGCCAGAGCACCCAGGGAGTGGAG GTGCTTCGATGGAAACAGCTACCCTGGGTGCTacccctgtgcccagagccacTTTCCCATCCCGTGACAGCTCTGTGAAGTCTCTTATGCAAGAGAAGAAGCTGCCCATTGGGAatacagccagcagcaccccctCTGTGCCAACCAAGGAGAAA GTGCTCCCAGCCTCGGCAAACCCtgtcctgggcacagctgtggtAGGTGGCTCTGAAGGCGTGGCTGGGAGATCAGCTTCCCGGGTGAGCTCTGTCACGAGCATCTGGGCACCTCAGAGCGatgaggagagggaagaggagctCAGCAAGCCAGGTGTCCTCATGTCCACGcctcagggcagcccagaggtgGCCAGCAGATGCCCGAGCTCTCAGGAGCCCAGCAACCGCCATTCCACCCCCTCCAGCAGCCTTGGCCTCAGCAGCGACCCAATCCTGGTGAGCAGGGATAGCctgagctcaggagcagcactgcccagagTCTCCTCAGTTCCTGCAGGCCCCAGAGAAAAGGAGGCACCTGGAGCAAGCAGAGactcctgtcctgctccaggctgggacagcagctccctgggcacccATGAGCTCCGCGTGGATCATCACCCCAGCGTCCAGCTTGGAGCCGGCACTGATGGAGTCACAGCCCTTGGAAGCTCCGTGAATtccagctctggcagtgccaccagctcacCTCAGGCCAGAGCCCCAAAGGGGGACAGCaatggcctgtccctgctgtacATCCTTCCAGCTGTTGGTGTCATTTCTGCCGTGGCATTTGCCGTGTACGCCCGGCTGCGGAAATAG